The following are from one region of the Roseobacter fucihabitans genome:
- a CDS encoding GlxA family transcriptional regulator codes for MNGVNDIVSAKNANQRQMVIVLFDGANALGVAGPGNVFARANQLMPGSYDVVYAGLNSQPVQAECGLQITGLTPLAEINHPIDTIIVSGGSEEGLFTAGSDGKLVLWLQQRRKTTRRIGSVCTGAFVLAASGLADDRPIVSHWASCDLLATLFPRVRVVPEALYINDGDIFSSAGVAAGIDLALALVEDD; via the coding sequence ATGAATGGCGTAAATGACATAGTATCCGCGAAAAATGCCAATCAACGTCAAATGGTCATTGTTCTTTTTGACGGTGCGAACGCATTAGGTGTCGCCGGACCGGGCAATGTCTTTGCACGCGCGAACCAATTGATGCCAGGCTCATATGATGTTGTTTATGCGGGCCTGAACTCGCAGCCCGTCCAAGCAGAATGCGGCCTGCAAATCACAGGCCTGACACCGCTCGCAGAGATCAATCACCCAATTGACACCATTATTGTGTCAGGGGGGTCTGAAGAGGGACTGTTTACCGCTGGCAGTGATGGAAAGCTCGTTTTGTGGCTACAGCAACGTCGAAAGACGACACGACGCATAGGCAGCGTTTGCACCGGCGCTTTCGTCCTTGCAGCCTCTGGGCTGGCGGATGATCGACCTATCGTATCTCATTGGGCGTCATGCGATCTTTTGGCGACGCTGTTTCCACGGGTCAGGGTCGTACCGGAGGCGTTGTATATCAATGATGGTGATATTTTCTCCAGTGCTGGTGTGGCGGCAGGGATAGATCTTGCCTTGGCGTTGGTTGAAGACGACTAG
- a CDS encoding helix-turn-helix domain-containing protein: protein MRRSGGQSQFSNTLKAQHAEGGRFADLLAWIADNLADDLSNTRLAARANMSDRTFARRFQSDLGATPAAYVRLMRVEAAQRLLTTTKLSSKIIAFQVGFQSVDAFEAAVKTTVGKSPLAFRETFEKQ from the coding sequence TTGCGGCGATCTGGCGGGCAGTCTCAGTTCAGCAATACATTAAAGGCGCAGCACGCCGAAGGCGGCCGCTTTGCAGACCTACTTGCGTGGATCGCCGATAATCTTGCGGATGATCTGTCGAATACACGGCTTGCCGCGCGTGCAAATATGTCGGACCGGACCTTTGCCCGCCGGTTCCAATCAGACTTGGGGGCAACACCCGCAGCTTATGTCCGGTTGATGCGGGTCGAGGCGGCGCAACGTCTTTTGACCACAACCAAGCTTTCATCCAAGATCATTGCATTTCAGGTTGGCTTTCAATCGGTGGACGCATTTGAGGCTGCTGTAAAGACAACGGTAGGCAAGTCGCCTCTCGCGTTTCGGGAAACATTCGAAAAACAGTGA
- a CDS encoding relaxase/mobilization nuclease domain-containing protein, translating into MSEDDFRIRPGRIRSSSSQRARPFIAQALAATQRAGGRVSRSGKITSGSRSSFGRGRRATVQANHRLTSRSRIAVIKTRVVRHTARSAPLVTHLAYLQREGVTRDGEDARMFGPAEDDVDAKTFAERCEEDRHHFRFIVSPEDAMDMSDLKSFTRDLMHQAEKDLGTKLDWIGVDHWNTEHPHIHVIARGRADNGEDLVIARDYIKEGMRARAQDLITQDLGHRTDRDIRNTLERQIDSESWTNLDRQLARDANRLGIIDLAPVSGHKPDDHHALKIGRLRKLETLGLADQVGPGQWVMDEDTEPTLRELGERGDIIKRIHRGLTARGIARSTANYVLASDGLNDPIVGRLLDRGLDDELKVAVAA; encoded by the coding sequence ATGAGCGAAGACGACTTCCGCATCCGACCCGGCCGCATTCGATCATCAAGCAGCCAGAGAGCGCGACCCTTCATCGCCCAGGCCTTGGCAGCCACACAGCGTGCCGGTGGTCGCGTCTCTCGGTCCGGCAAGATCACGTCGGGCAGCCGCTCATCCTTCGGGCGCGGCAGACGCGCCACCGTTCAGGCCAACCACAGGCTCACGAGCCGTTCGCGGATTGCCGTTATTAAGACGCGCGTGGTCCGCCACACCGCACGCAGCGCTCCGCTTGTCACCCATCTTGCCTACCTGCAACGCGAAGGCGTCACTAGGGATGGAGAAGACGCCCGGATGTTCGGACCTGCCGAAGACGACGTGGATGCCAAGACATTTGCGGAACGTTGCGAAGAGGACCGGCACCATTTCCGCTTCATCGTCTCCCCAGAAGACGCCATGGATATGAGTGACCTCAAATCCTTCACACGCGACCTGATGCACCAGGCGGAAAAGGATCTGGGCACAAAACTGGATTGGATCGGCGTCGATCACTGGAACACCGAACACCCTCACATCCATGTCATCGCTCGGGGTCGTGCCGATAATGGCGAAGATCTCGTCATCGCGCGCGACTATATCAAGGAGGGGATGCGGGCGCGGGCTCAAGATCTGATCACGCAAGACCTTGGCCACCGGACAGACCGCGACATTCGCAACACGCTCGAACGCCAGATCGACAGCGAAAGTTGGACCAACCTCGATCGGCAGCTTGCACGAGACGCCAATCGCCTCGGCATTATTGATCTCGCGCCGGTGTCTGGCCATAAGCCTGACGACCATCATGCGCTCAAGATCGGCCGGTTGCGCAAATTGGAAACACTTGGTCTGGCCGATCAAGTTGGCCCAGGCCAATGGGTGATGGACGAAGACACAGAACCAACCTTGCGCGAACTCGGCGAGCGCGGCGACATCATCAAGCGCATCCATCGCGGACTTACAGCACGCGGCATCGCGCGCAGCACAGCTAACTATGTCCTTGCAAGCGACGGCCTAAACGATCCCATTGTCGGGCGACTCCTCGATCGTGGTTTGGACGACGAGTTGAAAGTCGCTGTCGCGGCATAG
- a CDS encoding lytic transglycosylase domain-containing protein, which produces MNAVPPIPVHAQNFAAERSSAHPHADHIAEASQRFGIPEHWIRAVMEVESAGRVTAVSTAGAMGLMQIMPGTWTELRLRHRLGNDPFEPRDNILGGTAYLREMYDLFGAPGFLAAYNAGPNRYAEHLATGRPLPRETRAYVAMLAPMIGSECPPGSRHTTVRPADWRDAALFVAPVDGAPTTAQPQIYRQSDADPRALGPHALAPSADRPDGIFVTPSRSDPSQ; this is translated from the coding sequence GTGAATGCCGTCCCACCGATACCTGTACATGCTCAGAACTTTGCGGCAGAGCGTTCATCCGCGCATCCTCATGCCGACCATATCGCCGAAGCGTCGCAGCGTTTCGGTATTCCAGAGCACTGGATCAGGGCGGTGATGGAGGTGGAAAGTGCGGGTCGGGTGACCGCCGTCTCCACCGCCGGAGCAATGGGTCTGATGCAGATCATGCCCGGCACCTGGACGGAACTGCGCCTCCGCCACCGTCTCGGCAACGACCCCTTCGAGCCCCGCGATAACATCCTCGGCGGCACGGCTTACCTGCGCGAGATGTACGATCTCTTCGGCGCGCCGGGCTTTCTCGCCGCCTACAACGCGGGTCCAAACCGCTATGCGGAGCATCTCGCGACGGGACGTCCACTGCCGCGCGAAACCCGCGCCTACGTCGCGATGCTTGCGCCGATGATCGGATCAGAGTGTCCGCCGGGCAGCCGTCATACCACCGTACGACCGGCGGATTGGCGTGACGCCGCGCTCTTTGTAGCGCCTGTCGATGGCGCACCGACAACAGCTCAACCGCAGATATACCGTCAATCTGACGCCGATCCGAGAGCTTTGGGTCCGCATGCCCTTGCCCCGTCAGCGGATCGTCCGGACGGGATATTCGTCACACCATCTCGCTCGGATCCCTCACAATGA